The following are encoded together in the Notolabrus celidotus isolate fNotCel1 chromosome 9, fNotCel1.pri, whole genome shotgun sequence genome:
- the slc20a2 gene encoding sodium-dependent phosphate transporter 2 isoform X4: MDLEPYLWMVITGFIIAFILAFSVGANDVANSFGTAVGSGVVTLKQACILASIFETLGSMLLGAKVGETIRKGIIDVTLYNETVPVLMAGEVSAMVGSAVWQLIASFLKLPVSGTHCIVGATIGFSMVAIGTKGVQWMQLVKIVASWFISPLLSGLMSGLLFMLIRHFILSKEDCVPNGLRALPLFYASTIGINTFSILYTGAPLLGLEMLPVWAIFLITLAESLICAALVWMVVCPWMRRKIASRLKKEQALSRISDESLDKIPEEEEESPVFKELPGAKGTDEAVLPLTGSSERSTRESSGELTNLANGGSVLPNGRVYGRTHSMTNGCLKSPVSNGSFSFDGHMRSDGQVYHTVHKDSGLYKDLLHKIHLGRLDDSDRSGSNSAVPDNNYRLLRRNNSYTCYTAAICGMPVQPLIRTESRDDSEKLVGEGGGGGRSNSVSYTKKRIRYDSYSSYCNAVAEAEIEAEEGGVEMKLATELEGVDEEGAPAPVPLDELVEEDHEEKDKSEVYLLFHFLQILTACFGSFAHGGNDVSNAIGPLVALWMIYDQGGVMQDAATPIWLLFYGGIGICAGLWVWGRRVIQTMGKDLTPITPSSGFTIELASALTVVFASNIGIPVSTTHCKVIP; this comes from the exons ATGGATCTGGAACCGTATCTGTGGATGGTGATTACTGGCTTCATCATTGCCTTCATACTGGCCTTCTCAGTCGGAGCTAATGATGTGGCCAACTCGTTTGGCACAGCCGTGGGGTCCGGAGTGGTCACGCTGAAGCAGGCCTGCATCCTGGCATCCATCTTTGAGACACTGGGCTCCATGCTGCTGGGGGCTAAAGTGGGGGAGACGATTCGAAAGGGCATCATAGATGTCACCCTGTACAACGAAACGGTGCCCGTGCTCATGGCAGGAGAGGTCAGCGCCATGGTTG GATCAGCAGTCTGGCAGCTAATCGCCTCCTTCCTCAAACTGCCGGTCTCTGGGACTCACTGCATTGTTGGCGCCACCATCGGCTTCTCCATGGTGGCCATCGGCACCAAGGGCGTCCAGTGGATGCAGCTTGTCAAGATTG tTGCATCATGGTTCATCTCCCCCTTGCTCTCTGGACTCATGTCTGGACTCCTCTTCATGCTCATTAGACATTTCATCCTCAGCAAG GAGGACTGTGTCCCTAACGGCCTGCGAGCGCTGCCCCTCTTCTACGCCTCCACCATCGGGATCAACACGTTCTCCATTCTGTACACTGGAGCCCCAT TGCTCGGGTTAGAGATGCTGCCTGTGTGGGCCATCTTCCTCATCACTTTAGCTGAGTCGCTGATCTGTGCAGCTCTGGTTTGGATGGTCGTCTGTCCCTGGATGAGGAGGAAAATAGCAA GTCGTCTAAAGAAGGAGCAGGCTCTGTCTAGGATCTCTGATGAGAGCCTTGATAAGatacctgaggaggaggaggagagcccCGTGTTCAAGGAGCTACCGGGGGCTAAGGGCACAGATGAGGCGGTGTTGCCACTCACTGGCAGCAGTGAACGCAGCACTCGAGAGTCCAGCGGAGAGCTCACCAACCTGGCTAATGGAGGCAGTGTCCTTCCAAATGGCAGGGTCTACG GCCGGACTCACTCCATGACCAACGGCTGCCTCAAGTCCCCCGTCTCCAACGGCAGCTTCAGCTTCGATGGCCACATGCGCAGCGACGGCCAAGTCTACCACACAGTGCACAAGGACTCTGGTCTTTACAAAGACCTCCTACACAAGATCCACCTGGGCCGCTTGGATGACAGCGACCGCTCCGGCTCCAACTCCGCTGTGCCTGACAACAACTACCGCCTGCTGCGCCGCAACAACAGCTACACCTGCTACACTGCAGCAATATGCGGCATGCCCGTCCAGCCACTCATCCGGACAGAGTCACGTGACGACAGTGAAAAGCTAGTGGGAGAAGGAGGGGGCGGGGGCAGGAGCAACAGCGTGTCCTACACCAAGAAGAGGATACGCTACGATAGCTACTCATCATACTGTAATGCCGTAGCAGAGGCAGAGATCGAGGCAGAGGAGGGTGGGGTGGAGATGAAGCTGGCCACAGAGCTGGAGGGGGTGGATGAAGAAGGAGCTCCGGCTCCAGTGCCTCTGGACGAGCTGGTCGAAGAGGATCACGAGGAGAAGGATAAGTCGGAGGTGTACCTGCTTTTCCACTTCCTGCAGATCCTCACCGCATGCTTTGGCTCCTTCGCCCACGGAGGGAACGATGTCAG TAATGCCATTGGACCCCTGGTGGCGCTGTGGATGATCTATGACCAGGGCGGTGTGATGCAGGACGCTGCCACTCCTATCTGGCTGCTGTTCTACGGCGGTATTGGCATCTGCGCCGGTCTGTGGGTGTGGGGCCGTCGTGTCATCCAGACCATGGGGAAAGACCTAACTCCCATCACCCCTTCAAG TGGATTCACTATTGAACTGGCCTCTGCACTCACTGTCGTGTTCGCTTCCAATATCGGAATCCCTGTCAGTACCACACACTGCAAG GTTATTCCATAA
- the slc20a2 gene encoding sodium-dependent phosphate transporter 2 isoform X3, translating into MDLEPYLWMVITGFIIAFILAFSVGANDVANSFGTAVGSGVVTLKQACILASIFETLGSMLLGAKVGETIRKGIIDVTLYNETVPVLMAGEVSAMVGSAVWQLIASFLKLPVSGTHCIVGATIGFSMVAIGTKGVQWMQLVKIVASWFISPLLSGLMSGLLFMLIRHFILSKEDCVPNGLRALPLFYASTIGINTFSILYTGAPLLGLEMLPVWAIFLITLAESLICAALVWMVVCPWMRRKIASRLKKEQALSRISDESLDKIPEEEEESPVFKELPGAKGTDEAVLPLTGSSERSTRESSGELTNLANGGSVLPNGRVYGRTHSMTNGCLKSPVSNGSFSFDGHMRSDGQVYHTVHKDSGLYKDLLHKIHLGRLDDSDRSGSNSAVPDNNYRLLRRNNSYTCYTAAICGMPVQPLIRTESRDDSEKLVGEGGGGGRSNSVSYTKKRIRYDSYSSYCNAVAEAEIEAEEGGVEMKLATELEGVDEEGAPAPVPLDELVEEDHEEKDKSEVYLLFHFLQILTACFGSFAHGGNDVSNAIGPLVALWMIYDQGGVMQDAATPIWLLFYGGIGICAGLWVWGRRVIQTMGKDLTPITPSRWALLWPWVGSAPRKRWTGASSGTSSWRGSSRCPWPACSALPSWPCSSTASCPMSEGVWPGGRTEEKERQRGKLG; encoded by the exons ATGGATCTGGAACCGTATCTGTGGATGGTGATTACTGGCTTCATCATTGCCTTCATACTGGCCTTCTCAGTCGGAGCTAATGATGTGGCCAACTCGTTTGGCACAGCCGTGGGGTCCGGAGTGGTCACGCTGAAGCAGGCCTGCATCCTGGCATCCATCTTTGAGACACTGGGCTCCATGCTGCTGGGGGCTAAAGTGGGGGAGACGATTCGAAAGGGCATCATAGATGTCACCCTGTACAACGAAACGGTGCCCGTGCTCATGGCAGGAGAGGTCAGCGCCATGGTTG GATCAGCAGTCTGGCAGCTAATCGCCTCCTTCCTCAAACTGCCGGTCTCTGGGACTCACTGCATTGTTGGCGCCACCATCGGCTTCTCCATGGTGGCCATCGGCACCAAGGGCGTCCAGTGGATGCAGCTTGTCAAGATTG tTGCATCATGGTTCATCTCCCCCTTGCTCTCTGGACTCATGTCTGGACTCCTCTTCATGCTCATTAGACATTTCATCCTCAGCAAG GAGGACTGTGTCCCTAACGGCCTGCGAGCGCTGCCCCTCTTCTACGCCTCCACCATCGGGATCAACACGTTCTCCATTCTGTACACTGGAGCCCCAT TGCTCGGGTTAGAGATGCTGCCTGTGTGGGCCATCTTCCTCATCACTTTAGCTGAGTCGCTGATCTGTGCAGCTCTGGTTTGGATGGTCGTCTGTCCCTGGATGAGGAGGAAAATAGCAA GTCGTCTAAAGAAGGAGCAGGCTCTGTCTAGGATCTCTGATGAGAGCCTTGATAAGatacctgaggaggaggaggagagcccCGTGTTCAAGGAGCTACCGGGGGCTAAGGGCACAGATGAGGCGGTGTTGCCACTCACTGGCAGCAGTGAACGCAGCACTCGAGAGTCCAGCGGAGAGCTCACCAACCTGGCTAATGGAGGCAGTGTCCTTCCAAATGGCAGGGTCTACG GCCGGACTCACTCCATGACCAACGGCTGCCTCAAGTCCCCCGTCTCCAACGGCAGCTTCAGCTTCGATGGCCACATGCGCAGCGACGGCCAAGTCTACCACACAGTGCACAAGGACTCTGGTCTTTACAAAGACCTCCTACACAAGATCCACCTGGGCCGCTTGGATGACAGCGACCGCTCCGGCTCCAACTCCGCTGTGCCTGACAACAACTACCGCCTGCTGCGCCGCAACAACAGCTACACCTGCTACACTGCAGCAATATGCGGCATGCCCGTCCAGCCACTCATCCGGACAGAGTCACGTGACGACAGTGAAAAGCTAGTGGGAGAAGGAGGGGGCGGGGGCAGGAGCAACAGCGTGTCCTACACCAAGAAGAGGATACGCTACGATAGCTACTCATCATACTGTAATGCCGTAGCAGAGGCAGAGATCGAGGCAGAGGAGGGTGGGGTGGAGATGAAGCTGGCCACAGAGCTGGAGGGGGTGGATGAAGAAGGAGCTCCGGCTCCAGTGCCTCTGGACGAGCTGGTCGAAGAGGATCACGAGGAGAAGGATAAGTCGGAGGTGTACCTGCTTTTCCACTTCCTGCAGATCCTCACCGCATGCTTTGGCTCCTTCGCCCACGGAGGGAACGATGTCAG TAATGCCATTGGACCCCTGGTGGCGCTGTGGATGATCTATGACCAGGGCGGTGTGATGCAGGACGCTGCCACTCCTATCTGGCTGCTGTTCTACGGCGGTATTGGCATCTGCGCCGGTCTGTGGGTGTGGGGCCGTCGTGTCATCCAGACCATGGGGAAAGACCTAACTCCCATCACCCCTTCAAG GTGGGCTCTGTTGTGGCCGTGGGTTGGATCCGCTCCCAGAAAGCGGTGGACTGGCGCCTCTTCAGGAACATCTTCCTGGCGTGGTTCGTCACGGTGCCCGTGGCCGGCGTGTTCAGCGCTGCCGTCATGGCCCTGCTCGTCTACGGCATCCTGCCCTATGTCTGAGGGCGTATGGCCGGGTGGGAgaacagaagagaaagagagacagcgAGGGAAACTTGGGTGA
- the slc20a2 gene encoding sodium-dependent phosphate transporter 2 isoform X2, translating into MDLEPYLWMVITGFIIAFILAFSVGANDVANSFGTAVGSGVVTLKQACILASIFETLGSMLLGAKVGETIRKGIIDVTLYNETVPVLMAGEVSAMVGSAVWQLIASFLKLPVSGTHCIVGATIGFSMVAIGTKGVQWMQLVKIVASWFISPLLSGLMSGLLFMLIRHFILSKEDCVPNGLRALPLFYASTIGINTFSILYTGAPLLGLEMLPVWAIFLITLAESLICAALVWMVVCPWMRRKIASRLKKEQALSRISDESLDKIPEEEEESPVFKELPGAKGTDEAVLPLTGSSERSTRESSGELTNLANGGSVLPNGRVYGRTHSMTNGCLKSPVSNGSFSFDGHMRSDGQVYHTVHKDSGLYKDLLHKIHLGRLDDSDRSGSNSAVPDNNYRLLRRNNSYTCYTAAICGMPVQPLIRTESRDDSEKLVGEGGGGGRSNSVSYTKKRIRYDSYSSYCNAVAEAEIEAEEGGVEMKLATELEGVDEEGAPAPVPLDELVEEDHEEKDKSEVYLLFHFLQILTACFGSFAHGGNDVSNAIGPLVALWMIYDQGGVMQDAATPIWLLFYGGIGICAGLWVWGRRVIQTMGKDLTPITPSSGFCIEVMSALTVLVASNVGIPISSTHCKVGSVVAVGWIRSQKAVDWRLFRNIFLAWFVTVPVAGVFSAAVMALLVYGILPYV; encoded by the exons ATGGATCTGGAACCGTATCTGTGGATGGTGATTACTGGCTTCATCATTGCCTTCATACTGGCCTTCTCAGTCGGAGCTAATGATGTGGCCAACTCGTTTGGCACAGCCGTGGGGTCCGGAGTGGTCACGCTGAAGCAGGCCTGCATCCTGGCATCCATCTTTGAGACACTGGGCTCCATGCTGCTGGGGGCTAAAGTGGGGGAGACGATTCGAAAGGGCATCATAGATGTCACCCTGTACAACGAAACGGTGCCCGTGCTCATGGCAGGAGAGGTCAGCGCCATGGTTG GATCAGCAGTCTGGCAGCTAATCGCCTCCTTCCTCAAACTGCCGGTCTCTGGGACTCACTGCATTGTTGGCGCCACCATCGGCTTCTCCATGGTGGCCATCGGCACCAAGGGCGTCCAGTGGATGCAGCTTGTCAAGATTG tTGCATCATGGTTCATCTCCCCCTTGCTCTCTGGACTCATGTCTGGACTCCTCTTCATGCTCATTAGACATTTCATCCTCAGCAAG GAGGACTGTGTCCCTAACGGCCTGCGAGCGCTGCCCCTCTTCTACGCCTCCACCATCGGGATCAACACGTTCTCCATTCTGTACACTGGAGCCCCAT TGCTCGGGTTAGAGATGCTGCCTGTGTGGGCCATCTTCCTCATCACTTTAGCTGAGTCGCTGATCTGTGCAGCTCTGGTTTGGATGGTCGTCTGTCCCTGGATGAGGAGGAAAATAGCAA GTCGTCTAAAGAAGGAGCAGGCTCTGTCTAGGATCTCTGATGAGAGCCTTGATAAGatacctgaggaggaggaggagagcccCGTGTTCAAGGAGCTACCGGGGGCTAAGGGCACAGATGAGGCGGTGTTGCCACTCACTGGCAGCAGTGAACGCAGCACTCGAGAGTCCAGCGGAGAGCTCACCAACCTGGCTAATGGAGGCAGTGTCCTTCCAAATGGCAGGGTCTACG GCCGGACTCACTCCATGACCAACGGCTGCCTCAAGTCCCCCGTCTCCAACGGCAGCTTCAGCTTCGATGGCCACATGCGCAGCGACGGCCAAGTCTACCACACAGTGCACAAGGACTCTGGTCTTTACAAAGACCTCCTACACAAGATCCACCTGGGCCGCTTGGATGACAGCGACCGCTCCGGCTCCAACTCCGCTGTGCCTGACAACAACTACCGCCTGCTGCGCCGCAACAACAGCTACACCTGCTACACTGCAGCAATATGCGGCATGCCCGTCCAGCCACTCATCCGGACAGAGTCACGTGACGACAGTGAAAAGCTAGTGGGAGAAGGAGGGGGCGGGGGCAGGAGCAACAGCGTGTCCTACACCAAGAAGAGGATACGCTACGATAGCTACTCATCATACTGTAATGCCGTAGCAGAGGCAGAGATCGAGGCAGAGGAGGGTGGGGTGGAGATGAAGCTGGCCACAGAGCTGGAGGGGGTGGATGAAGAAGGAGCTCCGGCTCCAGTGCCTCTGGACGAGCTGGTCGAAGAGGATCACGAGGAGAAGGATAAGTCGGAGGTGTACCTGCTTTTCCACTTCCTGCAGATCCTCACCGCATGCTTTGGCTCCTTCGCCCACGGAGGGAACGATGTCAG TAATGCCATTGGACCCCTGGTGGCGCTGTGGATGATCTATGACCAGGGCGGTGTGATGCAGGACGCTGCCACTCCTATCTGGCTGCTGTTCTACGGCGGTATTGGCATCTGCGCCGGTCTGTGGGTGTGGGGCCGTCGTGTCATCCAGACCATGGGGAAAGACCTAACTCCCATCACCCCTTCAAG CGGATTTTGCATTGAAGTAATGAGTGCGCTAACAGTGCTTGTTGCATCAAATGTGGGCATCCCAATAAGCTCCACCCACTGCAAG GTGGGCTCTGTTGTGGCCGTGGGTTGGATCCGCTCCCAGAAAGCGGTGGACTGGCGCCTCTTCAGGAACATCTTCCTGGCGTGGTTCGTCACGGTGCCCGTGGCCGGCGTGTTCAGCGCTGCCGTCATGGCCCTGCTCGTCTACGGCATCCTGCCCTATGTCTGA
- the slc20a2 gene encoding sodium-dependent phosphate transporter 2 isoform X1 — MDLEPYLWMVITGFIIAFILAFSVGANDVANSFGTAVGSGVVTLKQACILASIFETLGSMLLGAKVGETIRKGIIDVTLYNETVPVLMAGEVSAMVGSAVWQLIASFLKLPVSGTHCIVGATIGFSMVAIGTKGVQWMQLVKIVASWFISPLLSGLMSGLLFMLIRHFILSKEDCVPNGLRALPLFYASTIGINTFSILYTGAPLLGLEMLPVWAIFLITLAESLICAALVWMVVCPWMRRKIASRLKKEQALSRISDESLDKIPEEEEESPVFKELPGAKGTDEAVLPLTGSSERSTRESSGELTNLANGGSVLPNGRVYGRTHSMTNGCLKSPVSNGSFSFDGHMRSDGQVYHTVHKDSGLYKDLLHKIHLGRLDDSDRSGSNSAVPDNNYRLLRRNNSYTCYTAAICGMPVQPLIRTESRDDSEKLVGEGGGGGRSNSVSYTKKRIRYDSYSSYCNAVAEAEIEAEEGGVEMKLATELEGVDEEGAPAPVPLDELVEEDHEEKDKSEVYLLFHFLQILTACFGSFAHGGNDVSNAIGPLVALWMIYDQGGVMQDAATPIWLLFYGGIGICAGLWVWGRRVIQTMGKDLTPITPSSGFTIELASALTVVFASNIGIPVSTTHCKVGSVVAVGWIRSQKAVDWRLFRNIFLAWFVTVPVAGVFSAAVMALLVYGILPYV, encoded by the exons ATGGATCTGGAACCGTATCTGTGGATGGTGATTACTGGCTTCATCATTGCCTTCATACTGGCCTTCTCAGTCGGAGCTAATGATGTGGCCAACTCGTTTGGCACAGCCGTGGGGTCCGGAGTGGTCACGCTGAAGCAGGCCTGCATCCTGGCATCCATCTTTGAGACACTGGGCTCCATGCTGCTGGGGGCTAAAGTGGGGGAGACGATTCGAAAGGGCATCATAGATGTCACCCTGTACAACGAAACGGTGCCCGTGCTCATGGCAGGAGAGGTCAGCGCCATGGTTG GATCAGCAGTCTGGCAGCTAATCGCCTCCTTCCTCAAACTGCCGGTCTCTGGGACTCACTGCATTGTTGGCGCCACCATCGGCTTCTCCATGGTGGCCATCGGCACCAAGGGCGTCCAGTGGATGCAGCTTGTCAAGATTG tTGCATCATGGTTCATCTCCCCCTTGCTCTCTGGACTCATGTCTGGACTCCTCTTCATGCTCATTAGACATTTCATCCTCAGCAAG GAGGACTGTGTCCCTAACGGCCTGCGAGCGCTGCCCCTCTTCTACGCCTCCACCATCGGGATCAACACGTTCTCCATTCTGTACACTGGAGCCCCAT TGCTCGGGTTAGAGATGCTGCCTGTGTGGGCCATCTTCCTCATCACTTTAGCTGAGTCGCTGATCTGTGCAGCTCTGGTTTGGATGGTCGTCTGTCCCTGGATGAGGAGGAAAATAGCAA GTCGTCTAAAGAAGGAGCAGGCTCTGTCTAGGATCTCTGATGAGAGCCTTGATAAGatacctgaggaggaggaggagagcccCGTGTTCAAGGAGCTACCGGGGGCTAAGGGCACAGATGAGGCGGTGTTGCCACTCACTGGCAGCAGTGAACGCAGCACTCGAGAGTCCAGCGGAGAGCTCACCAACCTGGCTAATGGAGGCAGTGTCCTTCCAAATGGCAGGGTCTACG GCCGGACTCACTCCATGACCAACGGCTGCCTCAAGTCCCCCGTCTCCAACGGCAGCTTCAGCTTCGATGGCCACATGCGCAGCGACGGCCAAGTCTACCACACAGTGCACAAGGACTCTGGTCTTTACAAAGACCTCCTACACAAGATCCACCTGGGCCGCTTGGATGACAGCGACCGCTCCGGCTCCAACTCCGCTGTGCCTGACAACAACTACCGCCTGCTGCGCCGCAACAACAGCTACACCTGCTACACTGCAGCAATATGCGGCATGCCCGTCCAGCCACTCATCCGGACAGAGTCACGTGACGACAGTGAAAAGCTAGTGGGAGAAGGAGGGGGCGGGGGCAGGAGCAACAGCGTGTCCTACACCAAGAAGAGGATACGCTACGATAGCTACTCATCATACTGTAATGCCGTAGCAGAGGCAGAGATCGAGGCAGAGGAGGGTGGGGTGGAGATGAAGCTGGCCACAGAGCTGGAGGGGGTGGATGAAGAAGGAGCTCCGGCTCCAGTGCCTCTGGACGAGCTGGTCGAAGAGGATCACGAGGAGAAGGATAAGTCGGAGGTGTACCTGCTTTTCCACTTCCTGCAGATCCTCACCGCATGCTTTGGCTCCTTCGCCCACGGAGGGAACGATGTCAG TAATGCCATTGGACCCCTGGTGGCGCTGTGGATGATCTATGACCAGGGCGGTGTGATGCAGGACGCTGCCACTCCTATCTGGCTGCTGTTCTACGGCGGTATTGGCATCTGCGCCGGTCTGTGGGTGTGGGGCCGTCGTGTCATCCAGACCATGGGGAAAGACCTAACTCCCATCACCCCTTCAAG TGGATTCACTATTGAACTGGCCTCTGCACTCACTGTCGTGTTCGCTTCCAATATCGGAATCCCTGTCAGTACCACACACTGCAAG GTGGGCTCTGTTGTGGCCGTGGGTTGGATCCGCTCCCAGAAAGCGGTGGACTGGCGCCTCTTCAGGAACATCTTCCTGGCGTGGTTCGTCACGGTGCCCGTGGCCGGCGTGTTCAGCGCTGCCGTCATGGCCCTGCTCGTCTACGGCATCCTGCCCTATGTCTGA